agaggcttctaggaaaagtaaaaagtcatgggataggtggcgatgtcctttcgtggattgcaaactggctaaaaggaaacagagagtaggattgaatgggaaattttctcagtggaagggagtggacagtggagtgccttagggatctgtattgggacccttactgttcaatatatttataaatgatctggaaagaaatacgacgagtgagataatcaaatttgcagatgacacaaaattgttcagagtagttaaatcacaagcagattgtgataaattgcaggaagaccttgtgagactggaaaattgggcacccaaatggcagatgaaatttaatgtggataagtgcaaggtgatgcatatagggaaaaataacccatgctataattacacaatgttgggttccatattaggtgctacaacccaagaaagagatctaggcgtcatagtggataacacattgaagtcatcggttcagtgtgctgcggcagtcaaaaaagcaaacagaatgttgggaaattattagaaaaggaatgatgaataaaacggaaaatgtcataatgcctctgtatcgctccatggtgagaccgcaccttgaatactgtgtacaattcttgtcgccgcatctcaaaaaagatataattgcgatggagaaggtaaagagaagggctaccaaaatgataaggggaatggaacaactcccctatgaggaaagactaaagaggttaggacttttcagcttggagaagagacgagtgaggggggatatgatagaggtgtttaaaatcatgagaggtctagaacgggtagatgtgaatcggttatttactctttcggatagtagaaagactagggggcactccatgaagttagcatggggcacatttaaaactaatctgagaaagttcttttttactcaacgcacaattaaactctggaatttgttgccagagaatgtggttagtgcagttagtatagctgtgtttaaaaaggattggataagttcttggaggagaagtccattacctgctattaagttcacttagagaatagccactgccattagcaatggttacatggaataaacttagtttttgggtacttgccaggttcttatggcctggattagccactgttggaaacaggatgctgggcttgatggacccttggtctgacccagtatggcattttcttatgttcttatgttctcccatttcttctctcatatccTCTCCCTCCAGCTCCAGATTTCTCacctcttcctttctccttcccacaatctctctctctcactggtttCTTTACTCATTGGCTTGACCCATGGGCTGCACTGATTTCCTGCAGCACAGGCCCACACCAACTGCCTTGCTTGTCTGCAGCCTGGGGACTGTACTGCTGCCTTTATTTGGAGGTCAGCTTCCTCAATCAACATCAGCTTCCTAGCTTTATCAGATCTTTCTCTTATTAGCAGTACTGGAGCCACATTGGCTCCTCTGCTCATTCGTGGTCCTGCAATGGCTGCTTCCTCACTTGTAACCAACTCAGAGGAACTACAGTACTATCTCTGTGGTAGCCCGCCAGAACTACAGCAACCAGCTCAGAACAAGGGATGCAAGCCCCTCTATACATATTCTTTCCAAGTGATGTCAGGCGAGGATATGAAAGAGAGCAGAGAGCCTCATCAGGCACACATTTATAAAGGACTTCTCTTACAGTGGTAGGCTCTGTACCACATCTCAGGATACACTTTCAGATGTTGAAGCCCTTCCTTCAGTTTCTGGACACTAAGCATACAATCTGTACAGTCTAGGGAAAAGCCAGAGAGTTTGCAATCTTAAGTACAAAGAAACTGCAGGGTTCCTACAAGTGATTTACTTGTACCTTTAAGACATAGGTCCCTATTTTCAGAAGGGATTTGTGCCCGTCCCTATTATGGCAACGTTTAGAAGCCATGCACCGTATGCAGAATACAAACCACTGCACCAAAGAGCCAGTGATGTCACTTAATGTTTATACAATGCAAATGCTTTCCATTAACCTATGTTGCTAATGTTgaaaatgatgattttatttatgtatttattttacagaaTCATTCACAAGAACAATGCGGTTTGTCCTCTGTCTCTGTCTGTGCATTTTGATGCTCCATGCTGTGGTCCATGGGGATCATCATAAAGAGCATGATGATgatgaccaccaccaccaccaccaccacaatgaTTCAGAAAAGCATGACCACAAAAATGTCACCTGTCACAAAATAGCCCCGAGCAATGCTGACTTTGCATTCGATTTTTATCATCAGGTTACTTCACCTGGAGCTTCCACTAACGTGTTCTTCTCTCCTGTGAGCATCTCCACTGCTCTGTCCATGCTCTCCCTAGGTGCCCGGACTGAAACATTAAACCAGATTATTGAAGGATTAAGACTGAACCACACTGATCTCACAAAAGAAGAGATACACAGGGCATTTCAATATCTGATCCACATGTTGAACAAGCCTGACAGCAAGCTTCAGGTGAACACAGGAAATGCTGTTTTCATTCAAAAAGAATTCAAAGTCCTAGACAAGTTTTCAGGTGACATGAAACATTATTATGAGGCGACAGCATTTACTACTGACTTCAAGAATACATCTGAAGCTGTAAAGCAGGTCAATGATTATGTAGAGGAAAAAACACATGGAAAGATTGTTGACTTCTTAACGGCTATTGATGAGGCAACTGTACTGCTTCTTCTTAACTACATATTTTTTAGAGGTAAGACATATCATGCAGCCAGATGATAATAGTTACAAGAATTTTCATCTGGTAGCTGACTGAAATAACTGGTTGTGAgctcagaaagagaaaaaaataattctgtatTGTGtaataatttaatacatttgtaaTGATCGCTTGAAGTACTTATCCCTATGACTTGAACAAGATCCTCCCTAGCAGTACTCTGAATAGAGAGAAACTTCAAGACCTCCCCTACTGTGATTGCTTTTAATTCCTGTGCTGCTAGTGTGTGCTTATCCAGTACAGCCTCTACGATCTATTACATAATGCTCACCTGACTAGAAACTCACATGAGTAGTACATTTGTGATAATACCTGCTCCCTAGGGCCAGTGCGTCCAGTAGACAAAACTAGGCAGTTGTCTAGAGCGCCAACCAGTACAGGATGGCAAAGAGAGCCATAAGGGGccacaagtggagcccatcccgctcccGGCAGAGAGGAGTAAAGAATCAGCGGGCGCAAAGCAGAGCCTATCTTGTTTGCGGCCGATAGTAGACTCGGCAGACCGTAtgctgtgtgtatgagatagagagagggagccagtgtgagaCAGTGAGAGTGCATTTGTGGTGTGGAAAGGGAACCTGTGTATggatgtgtgtgccagagaggagagaacttgtgtgaagcgaggtgtgtgtatgcaagagacaGAGTGTGTTGTATAAGGgggtgtatgagagaaaaagagaaggcacctttatgagggaatgtgtgcgtgagagagagagggagcttgatTTAGGTGTGTGGATGAGAGgaactgtgtgtgtatgagagagtgaaggTGCTAGTTAGAGGGatggagcctgtgtaagggtatatgtgtgaatgggacAAGGATccttagtgtgtgtatgtgtgagagaaggagcctgtgtgagtgaatcagggcatgtgtatgtgaaggagagagggtgtgagagtgagatAGCATTTGtatgtacatatgtgtgtatcTAATAGAGTGTACAtgtgtgggagagcctgtgtgtgtttgtgtgcgagaaagaatgagcatgtataattatgtgtgtgtatatgagagacctggaggaactgaggcagacagacaggtatattgatgagaccttcagggacatagtagccaagtcccaaatccagtctggcagccacagtgctgccttggatcagaaaggtctcccagtaggagaacatcaccctgctgaagcaggaagtgatcctgtagcaaggacctgctttccaggtgatatattatcctttcgcactgaggacaagtctcccagggctactctccaggagagaagggttaggctggccatcatagttgctgattcgattattagaaatgtaggtagcagagtggctggtggatgtgaggaccgcctggtaacttgcctgcctggtgtgaagctggcagacctcacgcgtcacctagataggtttatagacagtgctggggaggagccggctgtcgtggttcatgtgggcaccaacgacataggaaaatgtgggagagaggttctggatgccaaatttaggattttagataggaagctgaaatccagaacctccagggtggcattctctgaaatgcttcctgtttcacGTGCAtatccccagagacaggcagagctccagagtttcaatgcgtggatgagacgatggtgcagggaagagggattcagctttgtatgaaactggggaaacatttggggaaaggggagacttttctgaaaggatgggctccacattaaccagagtggaaccaagctgctggca
This genomic interval from Rhinatrema bivittatum chromosome 4, aRhiBiv1.1, whole genome shotgun sequence contains the following:
- the LOC115089681 gene encoding alpha-1-antitrypsin-like, coding for MRFVLCLCLCILMLHAVVHGDHHKEHDDDDHHHHHHHNDSEKHDHKNVTCHKIAPSNADFAFDFYHQVTSPGASTNVFFSPVSISTALSMLSLGARTETLNQIIEGLRLNHTDLTKEEIHRAFQYLIHMLNKPDSKLQVNTGNAVFIQKEFKVLDKFSGDMKHYYEATAFTTDFKNTSEAVKQVNDYVEEKTHGKIVDFLTAIDEATVLLLLNYIFFRGEWEKQFSVNDTKIGDFHVDENTVVQVPMMFRSGMYDIAHDEELGCTIVRLPYKGEASAFVILPNEGKLKLVEDALSRSTMKKWMSIVHQRSVNLYLPKFTMSSTLDLKEPLMKLGMPVIFSNAADFSRITGYRDLTVSKATHKAVVSVDERGTEAAAVTAIEMIRMSVPFTIKMNRPFLLLIASDETKSILFMGKVADPTAK